Proteins encoded together in one Miscanthus floridulus cultivar M001 chromosome 16, ASM1932011v1, whole genome shotgun sequence window:
- the LOC136510454 gene encoding predicted GPI-anchored protein 58, whose protein sequence is MSCIELSMVVRARTASPTSVWTLPHSLSSAASSRAATRARDRDVPALTSSGADLSCGSSSSKVAPLAIEGAGDVDTKACPIATSAKDASGVLPSVRPTADKSTYMDDNSGHAASAYNVEDTTGQVAPATGTPDAPSSDCTPVDTAIGCASPVDVVAAPTPLTHTTSAAPASPCSPLARRTQKYQNGRLPPTLEAPPRARMERGRPISAGSGATVDGPDNARWPDSFGSGGASSPSYPVACHRKGPVYSEGGSSSPAARSSHGMGNPEPSSSSSSSSSSSSSLDEH, encoded by the exons ATGTCGTGCATCgagctcagcatggtggtcagggcGCGAACTGCGTCCCCAACCTCCGTGTGGACGCTCCCacattccctctcctctgctgCGTCATCAAGGGCAGCCACCCGGGCCAGAGACCGGGATGTTCCCGCGCTGACCTCAAGCGGCGCCGACCTCTCTTGTGGTAGCAGCTCCTCCAAAGTGGCTCCTCTAGCAATAGAAGGGGCGGGTGACGTGGACACAAAGGCCTGCCCTATAGCCACATCCGCGAAGGATGCCTCTGGTGTGCTCCCTTCCGTCCGCCCCACCGCGGACAAGTCCACCTACATGGACGACAACTCTGGCCATGCCGCCTCTGCCTACAATGTCGAGGACACGACCGGCCAAGTCGCGCCCGCCACGGGCACCCCGGACGCGCCCTCCTCCGACTGCACTCCCGTGGACACAGCTATCGGTTGCGCCTCCCCAGTCGATGTCGTGGCCGCCCCAACGCCACTCACGCACACCACCAGCGCAGCGCCAGCCAGCCCCTG CTCTCCCTTGGCTCGGAGGACTCAGAAATATCAAAATGGTCGCCTCCCGCCAACTCTGGAGGCACCGCCGAGGGCTCGGATGGAGCGGGGGCGACCTATTTCCGCCGGCTCCGGGGCCACCGTCGATGGCCCAGACAACGCGAGGTGGCCTGATTCCTTTGGTTCCGGGGGCGCGTCCTCCCCCTCCTACCCCGTGGCATGCCATAGGAAGGGCCCCGTCTACAGCGAAGGCgggtcctcgtccccggcggccagatcatcccatgggatgggcAACCCAGagccgtcatcctcctcctcctcctcttcttcttcctcctcttctttagATGAACATTGA
- the LOC136512188 gene encoding disease resistance protein RGA2-like: protein MAEVAAVGWAFSTLGWIASPITTRLLNDGFALLGFHESEKLRDLEERLLPRLELMRQQAERIPPGQRGSVEQWARRLKSAFYDAEDILDVADYHRLEKQVISQSGTKSAINRVKVQITSGKNRKLKKALKKLEDIVEEGSQLLSPLASTITSGSSGNVISDPANSATRITTTSSPTGFIIGRDKERDEIIRMLHESVCEPTSSNSKCYSVIGIYGIAGSGKTTLAQHVCTFERTENYFSPIMWVHVNQIFNMHGIYRQMLEAALGEPCHEFSNLDTLQMKLEAALRGKRFLLVLDDVWTGKDVNDQYKLNQLCSPLKAGDTGSKVLVTTRFANAAKSLSCHSPMQIPDLNEMDFFNLFMHYALHDANLCDQESEAFKMIGERIAKKLKKSPLAARVVGARLRKQLQAIIWRRVEDHGLLTDTMGALWWSYQYLDEHVRRCFAYCSIFPQGHVFKRTVLVDLWMAEGFIKTTGTVEQMEHIAQGYFDELVSCSFLQTGKYSNGTSENEWVTTHDLLHDLATMVAGDDCTTVDGSGMKQFPPDARHLFVRLDDPMKFTEQICKLENLRTLIITSIGGLTITIQEFEGMLKKLKKLRVVQVPLQGKMHTVIPACICDLKHLRSLTIYPSYMYSMVHLPRNFDKLYHLQTLELWDEGFLEFSNVKNMSSLISLRHVKNSQVPLNDFSMVSCFPGVGEMKSLRELSDFRVRKEEGYELQQLERLNHLCGSLRISGLENVESKEGALKAKLSDKKYLTTLSLAWSRSSQQPDLETEIIEGLCPPSQLAELRIFGYSGWKCPSWLAQKFSSLRCLELQDCDYLEALPDISEHFIHLYRLRLVALPKLKKLPRLPDSLKSLDIQICEALVETCVEDVKLMRSLFKERVSQIEPSLQITAHPEEIHRFAQEQPERFDAILRSIFGSTCASFPPRLILGQITEEDYSQFLCSASLDSLRISYCAITDTVLHNWWRRSTSLTSLTLMCLPFLREIPCEVMMSLSMLQTLRVQDCVQLTCLQGLNYLISLQHLSIIKCPNLIMTLEEAEKVQCLVWITVDNIPIVPQLLSREGFSSLQVLSITESDELREEEILQLQQFPSLTSLYFDSCQWSSLPENMGTLSQLQKLFLRRCPNVQSLPTLPVSLRSFTLYRCDESFMKSCQTAGDANWQKIAHVRTKEFIHQYY, encoded by the exons ATGGCGGAGGTTGCAGCAGTCGGGTGGGCCTTCTCCACGCTGGGGTGGATCGCGTCGCCCATCACCACCAGGCTCCTCAACGATGGCTTCGCCCTCCTCGGCTTCCACGAGTCGGAGAAGCTCCGGGATCTGGAGGAGCGTCTTCTCCCGCGGCTGGAGCTCATGCGGCAACAGGCCGAGAGGATCCCTCCCGGGCAGCGGGGCAGTGTGGAGCAGTGGGCGAGGAGGCTCAAGTCCGCCTTCTACGACGCCGAGGACATCCTTGACGTCGCCGACTATCACCGCCTCGAGAAGCAG GTCATATCTCAATCGGGAACCAAGTCAGCTATAAACCGTGTGAAAGTACAAATCACCTCTGGGAAAAACAGAAAACTGAAGAAAGCTCTAAAGAAGTTGGAAGATATAGTTGAAGAAGGGTCTCAGCTTTTGTCACCGCTGGCTAGCACCATTACTAGTGGTAGCAGTGGCAATGTCATTTCAGATCCTGCAAACAGCGCGACCAGGATTACCACTACTTCATCTCCTACAGGTTTCATAATTGGTAGAGACAAGGAACGTGATGAGATAATAAGGATGCTCCATGAAAGTGTTTGTGAACCAACCTCCAGTAACAGCAAGTGTTATTCAGTGATTGGTATCTATGGTATCGCCGGTTCTGGGAAGACAACACTAGCACAACATGTTTGTACCTTTGAACGAACAGAGAACTATTTTAGCCCTATCATGTGGGTTCATGTTAATCAGATTTTCAACATGCATGGAATTTATCGTCAGATGCTGGAGGCAGCTTTAGGGGAGCCATGCCATGAGTTCAGTAATCTTGACACCCTACAGATGAAATTAGAGGCAGCACTGAGGGGCAAAAGGTTCCTGCTGGTCTTGGATGATGTATGGACTGGGAAGGATGTGAATGATCAATACAAATTGAATCAGCTATGTTCTCCATTGAAGGCCGGAGATACAGGGAGTAAGGTCCTGGTCACAACTCGATTTGCCAATGCAGCTAAGTCTCTAAGTTGCCATAGCCCTATGCAAATACCTGACTTGAACGAGATGGATTTCTTCAACCTTTTTATGCATTACGCACTACATGATGCAAATCTCTGTGACCAAGAATCAGAAGCTTTTAAAATGATTGGAGAACGGATTGCGAAGAAATTGAAGAAATCACCATTAGCAGCAAGAGTAGTAGGTGCACGACTACGAAAACAATTACAAGCTATCATTTGGAGAAGAGTTGAAGATCATGGCTTGTTGACAGATACCATGGGAGCTCTATGGTGGAGCTATCAATACCTTGATGAGCATGTGAGGAGGTGCTTTGCATATTGTAGCATATTTCCCCAAGGACACGTGTTTAAACGCACTGTGTTAGTTGATTTGTGGATGGCAGAAGGCTTTATAAAAACTACAGGTACCGTTGAGCAAATGGAACATATAGCACAAGGCTACTTTGATGAACTAGTGTCATGCTCATTTCTGCAAACAGGAAAATACTCAAATGGCACCAGCGAGAATGAGTGGGTTACTACTCATGATCTTCTGCATGATTTGGCTACCATGGTTGCTGGAGATGATTGTACCACAGTTGATGGCAGTGGGATGAAACAGTTTCCTCCTGATGCCCGCCATCTTTTTGTGAGGTTGGACGATCCAATGAAGTTTACCGAGCAGATTTGCAAATTAGAAAATTTACGCACGCTAATCATTACTAGCATTGGAGGTCTGACTATAACCATACAAGAATTTGAGGGAATGTTGAAGAAGTTAAAGAAGCTGCGTGTGGTGCAAGTACCTCTACAAGGCAAAATGCACACGGTCATCCCAGCCTGTATTTGTGACTTAAAACATCTACGTTCTCTCACCATCTACCCTTCATATATGTATAGTATGGTACATTTGCCAAGAAATTTTGATAAACTATATCATTTGCAGACCTTAGAGCTCTGGGATGAAGGATTTTTAGAATTCTCCAATGTGAAGAACATGAGCAGCCTGATTAGCTTGAGACATGTCAAGAATTCCCAAGTTCCTTTAAATGATTTTTCTATGGTTTCATGTTTTCCTGGGGTTGGGGAGATGAAATCACTTCGAGAATTGAGTGACTTTAGAGTGAGGAAGGAGGAGGGGTAtgagttgcagcagctggagagacTAAATCACCTTTGTGGCAGCCTGAGAATCAGTGGCCTTGAAAATGTGGAAAGCAAGGAGGGAGCACTAAAAGCCAAGCTATCTGACAAGAAGTACCTGACAACATTGTCGCTTGCATGGTCAAGGTCTAGTCAACAGCCAGACCTTGAAACGGAGATAATTGAGGGCCTCTGCCCACCGTCACAGCTGGCAGAACTTCGGATATTTGGCTACAGCGGATGGAAGTGCCCAAGCTGGTTGGCACAAAAGTTTAGTAGCCTACGATGCCTGGAACTCCAGGATTGTGATTACCTTGAAGCTCTCCCTGATATCAGTGAACATTTCATTCACCTTTACAGGCTTAGACTTGTTGCTCTTCCAAAGCTAAAGAAGTTACCAAGACTTCCAGATAGCCTGAAGAGCCTAGACATTCAGATTTGTGAGGCCCTAGTTGAGACATGTGTTGAAGATGTGAAGCTGATGAGGTCCCTTTTCAAGGAACGAGTGTCTCAAATTGAGCCATCCTTGCAGATTACAGCACATCCTGAGGAGATACATAGGTTCGCTCAAGAACAGCCTGAAAGGTTTGATGCAATCTTGCGCAGCATTTTTGGAAGCACATGTGCTAGTTTTCCTCCTAGGCTTATCCTAGGCCAGATAACGGAGGAAGATTACTCCCAATTTCTGTGTTCTGcatcattagattcactcaggaTCTCATATTGTGCCATCACTGACACTGTCCTCCATAACTGGTGGAGACGCTCTACATCCCTAACTTCGTTGACCTTAATGTGTCTTCCCTTTTTGAGAGAAATCCCTTGTGAGGTGATGATGTCTCTATCTATGCTTCAGACTCTCCGAGTCCAGGATTGTGTCCAATTAACTTGTTTGCAAGGCCTAAATTATCTAATCAGCCTGCAACACCTCAGCATCATTAAGTGTCCCAATCTTATTATGACCCTTGAAGAGGCTGAAAAGGTACAATGTCTTGTCTGGATCACTGTTGACAACATACCCATTGTGCCACAGCTGCTAtcaagagaaggcttctcatccCTACAGGTGCTTAGTATTACGGAATCAGATGAGCTGAGGGAAGAAGAAATCCTGCAACTGCAACAGTTTCCTTCTCTAACATCCCTTTACTTTGATTCCTGCCAGTGGAGCAGCTTGCCGGAGAATATGGGGACCCTGTCACAACTACAGAAATTATTTTTGCGGCGGTGCCCAAATGTCCAGTCACTTCCAACTCTGCCCGTATCTCTACGGTCTTTTACACTGTATAGATGTGACGAGTCATTCATGAAGAGCTGCCAAACGGCTGGTGATGCAAACTGGCAAAAGATTGCTCACGTCCGTACAAAAGAATTTATTCATCAGTATTATTAG